The Nicotiana tabacum cultivar K326 chromosome 1, ASM71507v2, whole genome shotgun sequence genome segment ATTCAGGAAAATAATTATGTAATTTTGTCCCAATATATTTATCATAATTCCTTTTATTCCTTCACAAAGTTTGATGCtatatgaaaatttgagaaaattaaaaaattgaataaatTGTCCCTAAATTTGTTTCAAAAAATTAATAGCACACCGTAATTTGTTACGTTCctagtttatatatatttttgtatgtttaagaaagtaaagaTAAGAATAATATGaaaagaaaaattgtgaaattATTAATATGTTGGTGGTAAATTAGTTGCGGttcaatttgaaaaataaaaaaagatggTGGAATAAATGTTGTATATTGGGTTTAAGGTGCCTGGATTAACCCGACAAAGgagatataattaaaaaaaaggttACTTAGGTTTAACtcctaaaaataaaacaaataaagtgGGATCTCTATATAATCAAGGCTCTCCTTTAACAAAGATTTTACTCTATATAATTCTTCctaaaaagaaagaaacacaCCGAGAGAAAGAACAAGACATCTAGTTTGCGAAACACTATTTCATTTCCAAGAGAAACGAAGTTGGACTTGAGCAATTGATCGAAGCAGGTTTTGTAAAACTTCCTCTtctgttaatatatatataaatcgaTATCTTTGTTACTTTTTTATTctacaataaaaattaaaaaaggataaAATATTATACTAAAAAATAACATGGCAAAATATAATATTTGtgaattattcccaaaaacaAACTAAAGCCTTATATACTATTTATCCCCTTACCAAATTATTATTGTGAAGAAAATAATAGCTTTTGGGAAAATATAAAAGGGGTGGAGCCCACACTGGAAACTGAAATTAGAACTCtctaaagagaaaagaaaaagagaacaatAGTGCTTAGCAATGGCGTCATCGTCGAGCAGCGGCTTAACATTCAAGCTCCACCCGCTCGTTATACTCAACATATCGGATCACTACACTCGGGTCAAATCTCAGTCTCACTCCTCCGCCGCCGCGAGCGATGGTGCCGATTCCTCTCCGCCACCACCGCCTAGGGTATTAGGTTGCGTTATCGGCGTACAGAGAGGCCGCACTGTCGAGATATTCAACAGCTTCGAACTCCTTTATGATCCCTCCACTCACTCCCTCGACCGTCCTTTCCTCGAAAAGAAGCAAGAACTCTGTCAGTTTTTTCTTTCCCCAAAAATTAAATTACTACATTGTCATGATTATCTAAAATTTGTGTTTTTTTGACCTCGCACGGTAATTTATGGGTGGGGCACAGCTCCAACAGTGTATATTTCATGTTGGAAAATAGTCGAACTGAAAATTTCTAGTTGAACAACAGCTTGCGaaaatttgaatttttcttttgcaAGAAGTGatgtttgtgtttggctaatcaatttgaaaaCCACTTTTGCCGATATTAGAACACCAAAGTTGCTTTTTTCAGCTTCTGCCACTACTTAAAAGCACTTGTTTTTTCCTAAAAGcgtggccaaacacctcaagtcTCTCTAAAATAAGCACTTTTGGCTTCCAAGAAGCTTAGACAAACAGGCTATAAGGATAATTTTGCTAATAAAATTGATACTAATGTTGTTGGCAATTTTGGAGCAGATAAGAAGGTGTTTCCTAATTTCTATATACTTGGATGGTATTCAACGGGGAGCGATGCTCAGGAATCAGATATGCACATTCACAAAGCTGTGAGTTCTTTCTTTTTGCTTAAAATAGTGCTGATTTATCCATCAGTTCCATTTTATGTTAAGACGTGTGATTAGATATGGGATTTATTTTACTTAGATATTACCATTGTGGTAGTGAGATAAAATATTAAAGTAATCGTTCAAAAGTTAGTTTGATAAAAGAAAACATCAGACCAAAGTTTAAATTTTGGAATACTACAATGACGAACGCCTCAGTCCAAAACAAGTTGGGGTCGGTTAATCCTCATTCCTCACTAACCATGTTTCTCCATTTAAATTCATATCAGACCAACATTATATAAAAATTATGTCATAGAAATTTGGGCAAGGAAGTATTGTCTTATATTCAGTTAGTATCTTGTTtatgttttttccttttcttttctgtttAATTGTCTTTGCTCAGTAATTGAGAGGTGAGGCTGAGCACTACTATGCATAGTATAACCTTTTCTTTATGTATTTGATTCTTCATTATCTAGAATGTCTATACATCTGGTGTACATTTCACTCCCGTCAATTGAATATCTTCCTGATGAAAAAACGAACTGGGTTTGCCTCCCAATTATTGAATGGATTACTTAATTGAAATATCTATACTAGGTCATCAACCACTACAACCTTTAGTTATTAGATAGTAGAGCATATGTAAGGCTACAACAATGGATGCTGACACCCATATCCCTGGAAAGCTCTCCTAATAGGCCATCCAGTGATATATATGAGACACCCTAGCATCACACTTTCTAGGAGTGTCTTTTGGCTAATAGTATCCTAGCCACTTGTCAAGTGCAAGGTCTAGTGTTTGAATGTTCTTTTGGAAAAGAATAACAGTTTTATGATGTTCTTAATGATCATAAAGAATGTCTTGAGGACGCGAGGTACAAATAACAGTGTGAGGGAAAGCAGCAAAACCTACCCAGAACTCTGGAAAGGACTGAAAATAGTAAAAGTTTAAAGCAGAAAATTTCAATCCATAAGCTGGAGCATCCTCTATCAAAGCGCTGAAGCAGCATATATTTAGTTAGGCAATAGGAACTGAATTAGGATCTTTATCCAATCTAAGCTCCACATCAGGCGGATAAGATGCCTTGGCACTCAACTAGGAATGGCAGGCGGGGCGGGTGCGGGTTCTGTCTGAACCCGCGAAAtttaaacccccccccccccccaagcatTTAAACCCGCATTCACCTGCCCCGCCCCGCACctccagttttttttttttttgagttataaaaattctttctttttagaAGGCTAGACTTAAATCTGATTTTCTTAACAAAACAATTAATTATATCCAaattgttcttaaattcccaTCTTTTGCCTCTAAATCTAGTGGTTTTTCCTATAGAATAATTAAACTCCACCCTCAACTACAATTCTGATTGTTGTTTTCTCAAATCTCTACGTTTATTTGTGATTCTGCTAAGTAAAGCTATTTCTTTCCTCTACCAATAAAAGCTTTAGTCTCGATTAAAGGAGCAATATCTTCTCTATTTACTAAACTGTATCTTCACTATAGTAGGATATATCGAAGACAAATGAACATATCGTGATTGTTGCACACAACCTGGTAAACATAATGAATTACCAGAATCAAATCCCCACTTGCGACCTGCCCCGCCCcgtgttatttttttaatttaaaacttgAACCCGCCCCGCAACCGCAAATTCTCAAACCCGCCCCGCCTCGCCAACGTTCAAACCCGTCCCGCACCCGCAccgccccattgccatccctacACTCAACCAGACAAAGAACTATTGCATATATTATGCTGACTGTGCGTTGGGGAATGAGCTACATGTTTGCTGCATGCTTCTTGTGTAAAAGAGAGTGTTGTAAGCTAATTTAATTTGCATTGTGGTTAAGGGATTTTCCTTGAGATCATCTGAATGCTTGATGCATACTTGTTCTGTGGGCGATACTAGCTACCTATTCTATTGAGACATAGGAGCTTTAGGAAACCAGTTTATACAAATTTTGGGCGGCAGCTGGAAACTGCCTTCGTAGTTATGCTTGCTTTCATGAAAGGGAAAAAGGATTACAGTGTCAGTGCTAATGCTGTCAAACATTGCTTGGTGACTAGGTCATGACGTGAGATATCCTTTTCATTTAAATTGTTGTAACATCTCCTTTTCTAGAACTTGTGGAGAATGACATCGAGGCCCATTATTCAAGTATAATTTGATTCTGCCCTCTAGATGAATAATTTACATTTATCTTTTCCTATAGAACATTGTTTATTCCTAAAGTTTTTGTCAAGCCGTGACAATAGCATTTTTTGTTGTATAGTTGATGGATATCAATGAAAGTCCTGTGTACGTTCTTCTCAATCCTTCTATCAGTCGTGCACAGAAGGACTTGCCAATCACTATCTATGAAAGTGGTGCGTATAAATTTTATTTGTCATGTTACAGGTGCTCTATGATTAAACATCCTTTTTCTTTTGTGCTTGCTTTTGAAGAAAACAGAAAGTGAAAGTAAACAGTTAAATTTTGTTTGCACAAATTAGTcttatatttccgggtagaagatAACATATTTATACAGAGCCTTCCACCGCGGCCCTCATTTTTGTTCAAACATTTTTTAATGATTTGGGGTTTATGCCTTGTGCGAGAGACCATGAATAAATTTTGCAGAAATTCCAGCTTGAACATCTTCTTGTGTCCATATTTAGTTCCTCCCCGAGCTACAGATGCAATGAGAAATGAcgttttcttttttggttttggAACTATTTAATGATATTCAAAGAATTGCACGTCATTGATGGCATCCCACAGCTTATTTTTGTCCAAGCAAGCTACACAATAGAGGTATCTCCCTATTCATTTATCTTGTCATCTTTTCCACAAGTTATTGGGAGCATCTAACAAATTCTTTTCTCACTTGCAATACCTGACTGCTTACTAGACGGTTGAAGCTGAACGGATTTCTGTTGATCATGTTGCACATCTTAAACAATCTGATGGAGGCTCTGCTGCAACTCAGTGTAAGCACCTTTAACTTCATTTGTATTCTCAAGACAAGCGTTTACTGATTTTTTAGTGGCGCCCTAATCTTTTAGTGGCATGGTTTGCTTATTGTTTAACTTTGAGTTCTATTTGTGCAGTGGCTGCCCACCTTACCGGCACACATAGTGCCATCAAGATGCTGAACAGCAGAATTAGAGTGCTGCAACATTATCTTCTTTCTATGCAAAAAGGTAACCGGTTTTGCTAGAAGTTGAAACTGCATTCTGATTGGTCGAAGAAGCTCCTTATAATGGAAAGGATGCTTCTGAATTTACTGGGAGAGGCTCACCAGGAAATAAATTTTTTAGTGTAAATGGATACAAGCTAACACACATATTTTGCATCTGAATATCTATGATGCTTAGATAGCCTCATGAACTATCCATTCAGCATTTTAGCCTCCTGAACTAGTCAAGCAGCGTGAAACTGATTTTGGAGAATTTTAATCTCacaaacttctttgacaattaACATGGAAATGGATCATAAGTTTTTTTCATGGGGCAGAGGCTCTAGAATTTTAATGTTTTTCCTGCTGCGAATGTAGGTGAAATTCCTTGTGAGAATTCATTGCTCAGGCAGGTCTCTAGTCTTTTAAGAAGATTACCAACAATTGAGTCGGAGAGATTTCGAGATGATTTCTTGATGGTAGGTGTTCTTTGAGCTTGTTATTGGAGTTGACCTGTTTAAAGTAAATGTAGCCTTTTTCCTTGGGATGTTTCTTTATTTGCAGGATATTTTTTAAGGAGTTTTCTAATAAGACCTTCGTCAGCTTCAAATAGTTACTAGTGTAATTCTGATGTTGAGTGAAAATTGCTAACTAGAaactttcatatttgttttaGGTGTGCCAATCAGCTTTTGCCACTTTCTGATTCTAttgttttatttctcttttcttatgTGCAGGAATATAATGACACATTGTTAGTTAGTTACCTGGCCATGTTCACCAACTGCTCTAGGTATGATGTCTAATGCTTCTTGCACTAATGCTTTTGTTATTTGTAAAAGTAGTTTCTTACATCttcttccattttctccttttcgCTTTTCATTGATGAAGAACTATCCAAGATTATGTAGATAATAGGGCCAAAACTCAGATAAAAATGGTTTTTGCTGAAGTGTGATTATCTTAGAGAAGGTacaaacactaggtgatttctacCCATATGTTCAAGCCTTGATGAATAGAGTTACCCGATACATGTGCTAGCGGGAGGTAGCAGATACTCGTGGAATTAGTCAAGGTGTGCACAATCTGATCCGGACATCACTGTTATGAATAAAAAGTTGAGGTGCACTGTGGGTGTGATTCTTTCATTCTTAGTCTTGACTTGGCCCCTTGCGGAAATATGGGCTGCAGAATAGACGTGTGGTTAACTAAAGATGGTATCGTTAATGTTTTTTTTGTTTGGGATAAGTGGTATCTGTTAAGGTAGGTTTCCGCTTTATTGTGGAAATATTCATGAGACTGTTAGGAgtaggggtggcaaaatggttaaaagaaaacagttaacacccatattatccactaaaaaatgggttggatactgaactttttaaaaaagggtcaaatatgtataagaaccatattatccattgagaaaatggataaccactaggtctaacttttacatttgtaaagtctcaaattgggggttctttaagttagggagactaatagcctgtttggccaagcttctttttggccaaaagtgcttttttttgggccaaaaattgaggtgtttgaccaagcttttggaaggaaaaaaagtgtttttgaggagaagcagaagcagtttcggagaagcagaaaaaagtagcttctctcccaaaacacttttttgagaagcacttttgagaaaaatacacttagaagcagttttctaaagcttggccaaacactaattgctgctcagaagtgcttttcaaactaattagccaaacacaaactgcttctaaccaaaagtacttttgagaaaagcacttttgaaaaaaagcacttctcaaaataagctgatttttgcagcttggccaaacgggctataagaATTCTcacaaaagtgatcatatgcaagaagtcaGGGATAATATGATTACCCATATTATCTGTCGGTTAActcgttttttatccgtattaaatatggatcgggtcggataatttatccgttttttcattttcgacccgaaccatatTCGACCCGTCCGTTTGCCACTCATAGTCAGGAGTGTTTAACAAGTGGCTCCCTAAAAACATATATGGAAATTCAGACTATTTTTTATTTATCTCTACCCTGGAAGTACACCTGTACTTTTCTAAAGTCATTATATGTTCCTAACTTAAGAATTTGGGAGAACATTTgtttttcaaagaaaaaaaaagttggtGATCATTCGTGTTTGGATGATTTTGTGCTATTTAACAGTTCATCTCTTGAATGAGTTCTTCACATCTTGGGCTGTCTAGCAAACGCAGCATCtgtgaattttatatatatatatatataaaagcttagAGCAGCATAAGCTGGTAGGGGCTTTGTAAATTATATTTATCGACAAGCGGGAGAAACAGTTCCTTTTGCCatatctctcttttttttgttgtttaaaTCCTGTTTACTAGAGTCAAGAATAATGGatctaatatttttcttttttcttggttGCAGTACAATGAACGAGTTGGTTGACAAATTCAACACTGCATATGAGCGGCATAGTAGGAGGGGTGGTAGAACTGCTTTTATCTGAAAGTTGATATATCTCCAGTATTGCCTTTTCGCGCTATGTCTCTCCCGCTATAGTTGCAGCATCTGCGAGTTTTGATATCCCATTCATGAAAATTTAGGAATCATTTAGtagctttgtttttcttttgcctCCCTTTAGTGTTAGCCTGCCCATTTTCTTTGATTCTTGTGGTGCAATCATAGATATTATAGAAAATGACAGGATTTTGGGGACAGAAGCTATTATATGTGTAAACATATTTGGAGAACATGTGATAATTTTAAGGGAAAAAGGTTAAAAAATTACTTATGTGCTATACGAAATTGAGAAAATTTACTCTCCGTTTTACTTTGGACCGTCGCGAAATGTCTCAAATCTGCCGTTCCTACTAACGGTCGTTCAGCTGGGATTGAAACAATTTGCTCTTTGCTGACTGGCTGCCAATGTGGACATTTCTCTTTATTCTTTGTTAGTTACCTATTGTCCTCTTCATTACTTGAAGCAAGGTTCACTTTTCTCTAAATATATTATCTCTCTAAATTTTTACTTTTTCAATATttacaagaaaataaaggaaaataccAAAAGAATGGTGTCTCTTTTTTGTTCCTATTTCCAAATAGAAAAAATAGAGAACATAGTTACCATTCGACATGCGCAATGGTTGCCCACCCTTGGTCTCAGTGGAGACAAAAagtactaggtgatttcttctcataTGTCTAAATTTTAGTGCATAGAATTATCTAATAATTGTGTTGGGGGAGATAACAGCTACCCGGTAGAATTAATTGCCTGCCCTTGGTGAAAATATTAGATATCTATTTGGGATTTTAACACAAATAGCCAGAACAAAGACTTTAAACTCATCATATTTTAGTAGCTATAAAAGCTTGTCATTAAGAGCAGTAGATAATATAAAGTTAAATTATCCAATGTATCGTTCTTTTTTCAACAGATTAAAAGAGAAGTGttacaaaaaaatgaaacatTCGACGAGGGTGCTTGGTTTTGGTACAAAAAACCCCCCATAGTTATCAATTATGATTGGCATTGCCCTTATTAGACTACATGAATCAAAATATGTATCAATACACAACACAAAACAAGGATTTCACTTGCCATAGTACTTTGAGCAGACAATCGCATGATTTTCAAATTAGACCGATAATTCAGTTTTCGATACGAGAATGCCATCACTATCTGCATATAACCATTCTCCTTCACGAATCAACATCCCCCCAATATAAACAGGAACATGTTTTTCACCATGGCCTTTCTTGCTCGATTTCTGAGGGTGCGATGCCAATGCACGAACCCCAATGTCACAGCCATTAATCTCGTCTACATCACGAATGCAGCCATTAACTACAATACCTGCCCAACCCATATTCTGCGCTAATTGTCCTAAGTTCCCGCCTACTAGAGCACATCGCATGCTCCCTCCACCATCTATTACCAGAACTCGTCCTTCGCCTCTAGTTTCAAGAAGCTCCCTGACTAACACATTGTCCTCAAACACCTTAAGGGTTGTAATGGGGCCAGAGAAAGCTCGACTTTGCCCGTATATCTGGAAGATAGGTGGCAAAACTCGTAGATCGCCATTTGACAGTAGCCCTGCATTTACATCACAAACTTCTGCTGTTGCCAAGGATGCCATGTATTCTCCTGGAAACGTGACATATAAATGTTCGAAATTGAACTAGTTCATTTCTCTGGCCTGGAAACCCCCAAACACCAGGCATTATATATCAAATGACACAAACATTTGCGTTCGAAATTTCAATGCAATTGATGCTATTATACCTTATTTGCCAGCTTGAAGAACAAAGATCAGAAGGACGGATCAGAACAAAAAAgtctacaacaataacaacaacctagtgtaatcccacaagtggagtctggggagggtagtgtgtacgcaaaccttatcaCTACCTTAtgaagatagagaggttgtttccgaagaCCCTTGCTCAAGGAACAGTAAACTAAATCAATAAACCAGAACAAAAAATCTCTAACACTAAAATTCTATCTTCATTGCAAATTTGTAAATCTGCTAAGTAGGAGCCACAAAGATATTGAAGCCACTTCTAAATTCTTCATTTAAATCATCGATAAGTTGCCAGAACCCACAAATTTTGGCATTACAAGAACAGCAATAAGGAAAGGCAGTTGGCACAAGTTAATTTGACATGAACCTATCCAAGGGCCTAAACAATGAGGCAAAAGCAAAACATCAACACCAGAAGGCAGTTCACATGATCGAAAAGGTTGAATATGGTTTAAAAGATTAGAGCAGCCAGGAATTTATAAATATTGGGAACAAGGGGCTCATAAAAATTATATCTTGAATCAAGAACCGTAGTGAATCTATGCTATATCTACCATAAAATCAGCTTCCTAATCTCACTTCCATTGCCTCAAATCCTTGAAATTGCATGGCACTTACTCAGGACGATGTGAAACAAACCTAGATCAACAATGATATCAAACTTCTTATGAACAAGACCTCTACATGCCAATAAAACTTATAGCAGGGCACTTCCTTTAAGGAAATGGTAGATAAAATCTACACGTCCTCGGTGAGAACTTCAGTTGATTAATATAACACATGATACTAAATGTGGAATACCATCAAAAATTTACTTTCTGATGGCATTATGCAAAATATAGATTTGTGAGGGAGACCAAATCAGGGTAATATCTTACTAGGATACAAGCAATATAAGCACACTAAGAAAGAAATGCTACAATACTATATCTTTCTCCATCCTTTTAGATTATGGTCATGGTTTTCTATACAAGTACAAGAGAACAACCCCATCAAAGAGTCAATCCATTAAGCGCGCAGAATCAGCATTTGTCTGTAAAAGTGAGCATCTTTTGGGTCTTCTACACCCGCATACTTATCCAGCGCGCAACTGAGTTTAAATGCTACTAGTTTGAGTCCAAAATAAATGACTTTTTCGCCTTTCAAATTTGGTACCAAATAAGTCTCATTCCTCTAATAATGATCTATGCAACTTTCTAAAACGTCTTTCCATACTTATTTATATTAACTAAGAGTAGATAAACAATAATTTAGTCAAATAACCTTAATAACTAGCTTTCATTGATTTTCTTAATAGGTGACTTAAAGCCTTAAAAGACACTTACTTTGGACAGGAGGGAGCACTATTCTTGTCCCCATAAGCAACAAGCAAAGCtaagatttgaagtttatggtcCTTAACTTGGCACCGACCCATAACTCATTTTAGTTACTGGGTTCGCTATTAAATATTACACATATTTAACGAATTTCCTAATACTAATATATGATCTAAGCAAAAACTACTAGTTCTGTCCGAACCGTACCTAATATTGTAGTTGCACCCCTGAGCAACACACATAAGAATAACAATTACAGCTCTAAAATTCTACTCTATGTAACTCATTTCAAAGACGACAAATTGGAATTGTAGCCTAATAGCAATAACTCAGAATACA includes the following:
- the LOC107770370 gene encoding COP9 signalosome complex subunit 6a, with amino-acid sequence MASSSSSGLTFKLHPLVILNISDHYTRVKSQSHSSAAASDGADSSPPPPPRVLGCVIGVQRGRTVEIFNSFELLYDPSTHSLDRPFLEKKQELYKKVFPNFYILGWYSTGSDAQESDMHIHKALMDINESPVYVLLNPSISRAQKDLPITIYESELHVIDGIPQLIFVQASYTIETVEAERISVDHVAHLKQSDGGSAATQLAAHLTGTHSAIKMLNSRIRVLQHYLLSMQKGEIPCENSLLRQVSSLLRRLPTIESERFRDDFLMEYNDTLLVSYLAMFTNCSSTMNELVDKFNTAYERHSRRGGRTAFI
- the LOC107770371 gene encoding putative 4-hydroxy-4-methyl-2-oxoglutarate aldolase 3, yielding MASLATAEVCDVNAGLLSNGDLRVLPPIFQIYGQSRAFSGPITTLKVFEDNVLVRELLETRGEGRVLVIDGGGSMRCALVGGNLGQLAQNMGWAGIVVNGCIRDVDEINGCDIGVRALASHPQKSSKKGHGEKHVPVYIGGMLIREGEWLYADSDGILVSKTELSV